TGTCGCCCCTTGGCTTTGGCCTTCGGTAATAATATTGTGGCCGGCGTGAAATAAAATTATAGAACGCGGGACGACCGAGAGGCACGGCGATCCCGCCCGCGAGGCTGCATGGCCAAAGTCAAGCTCGACGCCATCGACCGCGGGATCCTGAGGATCCTGCTGGAAGACGGCCGCATCACCAACGTCAAACTGGCCAAGGGCGTCGGCATCTCGGCGCCGCCCTGCCTGCGCCGGGTGCGGGCGCTGGAGGAAGCCGGCTACATCAGCGGCTACCATGCCGAGGTCAATGCCGAGGCGCTGGGCTTCGGCGTCACGGTCTTTGCCCTGGTCGGACTCAACAGCCAGGCCGAGCCCGATCTCCTGGCTTTCGAGAAGCTGGCGGCGAGCTGGCCCCTGGTGCGCGAATGCCACATGCTGGCGGGGGAGAACGATTTCCTGCTCAAGGTCACGGCCGAGGACTGGGACAGCTACCAGACCTTCCTGACCACCGAGCTGACGGCGGCACCCAACGTCTCCCACGTCAAAAGCTCGCTGGGCATCCGCACCTCGAAGAAGGTCGCCGGCGTACCCATCGACACGTAAGCTTTTGTCGCTCACGGCGGCGGAGCTGCGCTCCGCTGCCTGCGCGGG
The DNA window shown above is from Alphaproteobacteria bacterium and carries:
- a CDS encoding Lrp/AsnC family transcriptional regulator — protein: MAKVKLDAIDRGILRILLEDGRITNVKLAKGVGISAPPCLRRVRALEEAGYISGYHAEVNAEALGFGVTVFALVGLNSQAEPDLLAFEKLAASWPLVRECHMLAGENDFLLKVTAEDWDSYQTFLTTELTAAPNVSHVKSSLGIRTSKKVAGVPIDT